In Camelina sativa cultivar DH55 chromosome 16, Cs, whole genome shotgun sequence, a single window of DNA contains:
- the LOC104750397 gene encoding U-box domain-containing protein 20 yields the protein MGLSLRVRRRGGNKKEIIPVTSCSEEDEVTIPSQFLCPISYELMKDPVIIASGITYDRENIEKWFESGYQTCPVTNTVLSSLEQIPNHTIRRMIQGWCGSSLGGGIERIPTPRVPVTSHQVTEICGKLLAATRRGDHAVCSEMVGKLKRLGKESERNRKCVQENGAGLVLCVCFDAFSGNANSTLLLEEVVSVLTWMLPIGSEGQSKLTSTSSFTRLVELLRNGDQNAAFLVKELLELNVAHVHALTKINGVEEAFLKSINRDTICVNSLVSIHHMILANQETVSRFLALDLVNITVEMLVDSENSVCEKALMVLNAICETNEGREKVRRNELVIPVLVKKILKITEKKCLVSVMWKICKSGDGSEVEQALRLGAFKKLVVMLQVGCGEGTKEKVTELLKMMNKVMKMNGFVDRSDSSSIEFKHVKKPF from the coding sequence ATGGGACTTTCATTGAGAGTGAGACGTCGTGGAGGCAACAAGAAAGAGATCATACCGGTGACTAGTTGCTCTGAGGAAGATGAAGTAACGATTCCATCGCAGTTTCTATGTCCGATTTCTTACGAGCTAATGAAAGATCCGGTGATTATTGCTTCAGGGATCACTTACGACCGTGAAAACATCGAGAAGTGGTTCGAGTCCGGGTACCAAACGTGTCCCGTTACTAACACGGTTTTGTCAAGTTTGGAGCAGATTCCGAATCATACCATTCGGAGGATGATTCAAGGTTGGTGCGGGTCGTCACTAGGCGGCGGGATTGAGAGAATCCCGACGCCACGTGTACCCGTGACGAGTCATCAAGTCACAGAGATTTGTGGGAAGTTACTCGCTGCTACGCGGCGTGGAGACCATGCCGTGTGCAGCGAGATGGTTGGGAAGTTGAAGAGATTGGGAAAAGAGAGCGAGAGGAACCGTAAATGCGTTCAGGAAAACGGCGCTGGGCTAGTTCTTTGCGTTTGTTTCGACGCGTTTTCGGGAAACGCAAACTCTACACTATTATTGGAGGAGGTTGTGTCTGTGCTGACGTGGATGCTTCCCATTGGTTCAGAAGGTCAATCCAAACTCACCTCTACGTCTTCGTTTACTAGGTTGGTGGAGCTTTTGAGAAATGGCGATCAAAACGCCGCGTTTTTAGTAAAGGAGCTTCTTGAGCTTAACGTAGCTCACGTTCACGCGTTAACAAAGATCAACGGCGTCGAAGAAGCGTTCTTGAAATCGATTAATCGCGATACTATATGCGTTAACTCTTTAGTTTCTATCCACCACATGATCTTGGCAAATCAAGAAACCGTTTCAAGATTTCTTGCACTGGATCTTGTTAATATAACGGTGGAGATGCTAGTTGATTCAGAAAACAGCGTTTGCGAAAAAGCGTTGATGGTTTTAAACGCGATTTGCGAAACTAacgaaggaagagagaaagtgagaagaAATGAGTTGGTGATACCggttttggtgaagaagattttgaagatCACTGAGAAGAAGTGTTTGGTTTCAGTGATGTGGAAGATTTGTAAAAGTGGAGATGGGTCTGAGGTTGAACAAGCTTTAAGATTAGGTGCGTTCAAGAAGCTTGTTGTGATGCTACAAGTTGGATGTGGTgaaggaacgaaggagaaggtgACTGagttgttgaagatgatgaataaaGTTATGAAGATGAATGGTTTCGTTGATCgttctgattcttcttcaatTGAGTTTAAGCATGTTAAGAAGCCATTTTGA
- the LOC104750396 gene encoding PHD finger protein MALE MEIOCYTE DEATH 1-like: MPVPIIETCRKRKRRPKVYSSQRFGEDGVPINRGEAFRDQIRVFLRDFAEVEEYSVLGMPVWCTLLSHESTNSVVPLYTVEEDVARSSEPYCDQCRCTGWSNHFVSKRKYHFIIPIDSEWNMPLEDDVFDLQSHLLHGLIHSNGFGHLICINGMEGDSKYLCGREIVDLWDRICNILGARMITVEDFAKKRSMELRLLYGVAYGHSWFGRWGYKFSRGSYGVTKNDYEKAIELLGSLDLNQIEFHFGEYQQSKEIKQVIRYYREMSEGHLKTFRDLLRFMLIIKSHASPQKVLPATPLLTDSPQQKRSSRLLLKKSDIADNDKSPKYRSYSTVAANLGSRWPVRRLIFAAEVIVESLKEMKAMKPNGMTRQDVRDSARLHIGDTGLLDYVLKSMHNVVVGNVLVRRYVDPITRILHYTIQELDDAMNVIEPKKEEAVLLEEITPLRIYTPSKPGADVYRDLLLLYTVLFTYPESELVRSATQAILDSKHFVKEWPIWDNSETVLQFVCRINPSLIGLRSEQITELPPGELVTVPLQATIFDLKQAIEETFRDTYCILANFVVSEIEEVTEDMSLTESCSALTVRGYGIDLESKLKCQGGCDTWMVKCICRARDDDGERMISCDVCEVWQHTRCCGIDDSDTLPPLFVCSNCCEEFAEQQRKVVQPKYEFPSSENMFLIESADDFYGDQSCLGLIFPEENYLL, from the exons ATGCCAGTACCAATCATCGAAACGTGCCgtaagaggaagaggaggccCAAAGTTTATAGCTCGCAACGGTTCGGCGAAGATGGGGTTCCGATTAATCGGGGCGAAGCTTTTCGCGAtcagattagggtttttttacgGGATTTTGCCGAGGTTGAGGAGTATAGCGTTCTTGGTATGCCTGTTTGGTGTACGCTACTTAGCCATGAGAGTACGAACTCGGTGGTTCCGCTTTACACTGTTGAAGAGGATGTGGCTCGTTCTTCGGAGCCTTACTGCGATCAATGTCGTTGCACAG gGTGGAGCAATCATTTTGTGTCAAAGAGGAAGTATCACTTTATAATTCCAATCGATTCTGAGTGGAATATGCCTTtagaagatgatgtttttgaTCTACAAAGTCATCTTTTACATGGATTGATTCATAGTAATGGCTTTGGTCAtttgatatgcatcaatggtaTGGAAGGGGATTCAAAATACTTGTGCGGAAGAGAGATTGTTGATCTTTGGGACCGGATTTGTAATATCCTTGGAGCAAG GATGATAACGGTTGAAGATTTCGCTAAGAAGAGATCTATGGAACTGAGGTTGTTGTATGGTGTTGCTTATGGCCACTCCTGGTTTGGAAGATGGGGATACAAGTTCTCTCGTGGAAGTTATGGTGTGACAAAGAATGATTACGAGAAGGCGATAGAGCTTCTTGGTTCACTTGATCTTAATCAGATTGAGTTTCATTTTGGCGAGTATCAACAATCTAAAGAGATCAAACAGGTTATTCGGTACTATAGAGAAATGAGTGAAGGGCATCTGAAGACGTTCAGAGATCTTTTGCGGTTTATGCTCATCATCAAGTCTCATGCTTCTCCCCAAAAGGTTCTTCCTGCGACTCCTCTCCTGACAGATTCTCCTCAGCAGAAAAGATCAAGTAGGTTGCTTTTAAAGAAAAGTGATATCGCGGATAATGACAAGTCTCCGAAATATAGGAGTTATAGCACTGTTGCTGCAAATTTGGGTAGTAGATGGCCTGTGAGGAGACTAATATTTGCAGCTGAAGTGATAGTAGAGTCACTGAAAGAGATGAAAGCAATGAAGCCCAACGGTATGACTCGGCAAGATGTTAGGGATTCAGCTAGATTGCATATTGGAGATACCGGTCTGCTGGATTATGTGCTGAAGTCGATGCACAATGTGGTCGTTGGGAATGTTTTGGTTCGGCGTTATGTTGATCCCATTACACGTATCCTGCACTATACAATACAGGAGCTTGATGATGCGATGAACGTCATAGAaccgaagaaagaagaagctgttcTGCTAGAGGAGATTACTCCTTTGAGGATTTATACTCCATCAAAACCTGGAGCTGATGTTTATAGAGATCTGTTGTTACTCTACACTGTGTTGTTTACCTATCCAGAATCTGAGCTAGTGAGATCTGCAACTCAAGCAATCCTAGACAGCAAGCACTTCGTAAAGGAGTGGCCTATATGGGACAACAGTGAAACAGTCTTACAATTTGTTTGCCGTATCAATCCAAGTTTGATTGGTTTGAGATCAGAACAGATCACAGAGCTACCTCCAGGTGAATTGGTCACAGTTCCATTACAGGCTACAATCTTTGATCTAAAGCAAGCCATTGAAGAGACGTTCAGAGATACTTACTGCATCTTAGCAAACTTTGTGGTGAGTGAGATTGAAGAAGTTACAGAAGACATGAGTTTGACCGAGTCTTGTTCTGCTTTAACAGTGAGGGGTTATGGGATTGATTTGGAATCGAAACTCAAGTGTCAAGGTGGATGTGATACATGGATGGTGAAATGTATTTGCAGGGCtagagatgatgatggtgagaggATGATATCTTGTGATGTTTGTGAGGTATGGCAACATACAAGATGCTGTGGGATTGATGATTCAGATACTTTGCCTCCACTTTTTGTGTGTTCGAACTGCTGTGAAGAGTTTGCAGAGCAACAGAGGAAAGTGGTGCAGCCCAAATATGAGTTTCCGAGTTCAGAGAATATGTTTCTGATAGAATCTGCAGATGACTTCTATGGGGATCAGAGTTGTCTTGGTTTGATTTTCCCTGAAGAAAACTATCTCTTGTAA